Proteins encoded by one window of Channa argus isolate prfri chromosome 1, Channa argus male v1.0, whole genome shotgun sequence:
- the LOC137140220 gene encoding coiled-coil domain-containing protein 85A-like isoform X2, giving the protein MEKGAESAADDLSKLHDEELLKWGKEELVRRLRRAEAEKRSVIVEHGNVMREVNRRLQQHLNEIRSLKDVNQKLQEDNQELRDLCCFLDDDRQKGKRVSREWQRLGRYSASVMRKEVVIYLQKLKELEQRQVEVIRENTELKEVCLMLEEERAAAVAGGGGGGKQEQVGPGCRSSIDSQNSSSQMGGGVPAPGMMRDVGDGSSTSSAESTESPDNPHRKPPLLVSKASHGYGVSCVPSEHANKPGNESTGRRHSSTPEYHTFPQPCRPRGGSLTNMDPCSLWGHSPKKHSKVHTRLPCDSQPKPCCSDLVSQKQVLMSEQASPGCAKGTVKSSPELSQRYRPLDTLGTGHGSPETKQTAMVTPEHLRKERVIVGSPESIRRHHYYQHSHEIEHGKERYNSGSPGSTGCQRRGAEEENAPHHQSLYNALVSAGCCTNTCRSVKLWDSFDAP; this is encoded by the exons ATGGAAAAGGGCGCAGAGAGTGCGGCGGACGATCTCTCCAAATTGCACGACGAGGAGCTGCTGAAGTGGGGCAAAGAGGAGCTGGTGCGGCGGCTGCGGAGGGCAGAGGCGGAGAAGAGGAGCGTCATCGTGGAGCACGGCAACGTAATGCGGGAGGTGAACCGGAGACTCCAGCAGCACCTGAACGAGATTCGGAGTTTGAAG GACGTGAATCAGAAACTTCAGGAGGACAACCAGGAACTGCGGGACCTGTGCTGTTTCCTGGATGATGACCGGCAGAAGGGGAAGCGAGTGTCGCGGGAGTGGCAGCGTCTGGGCCGCTACAGTGCCAGCGTGATGCGGAAGGAAGTGGTTATTTACCTGCAGAAGCTGAAGGAGCTGGAGCAAAGGCAGGTGGAGGTAATCCGGGAGAACACAGAGCTCAAGGAGGTGTGTCTCATGCTGGAGGAGGAAAGGGCTGCAGCTGTGGCTGGAGGGGGAGGTGGTGGTAAGCAGGAACAGGTTGGCCCTGGCTGCAGGAGCTCCATCGACAGTCAGAACAGCTCGTCTCAGATGGGTGGAGGTGTCCCAGCGCCAGGTATGATGCGAGACGTTGGTGATGGGAGCAGCACGTCTAGTGCAGAGAGTACTGAAAGCCCTGATAACCCCCACCGCAAACCCCCCCTCCTGGTCTCCAAAGCTAGCCATGGATATGGAGTTAGCTGTGTTCCCTCTGAGCACGCCAACAAACCAGGAAATGAGTCCACAGGCAGGAGGCACAGCTCCACCCCAGAGTACCACACCTTCCCCCAGCCATGTAGACCACGTGGGGGATCCCTTACTAACATGGATCCTTGTAGCCTTTGGGGACACAGCCCAAAGAAACACAGCAAGGTTCACACTAGATTACCATGTGACTCCCAGCCCAAACCCTGCTGCTCTGACCTAGTATCCCAGAAACAGGTACTAATGTCAGAGCAGGCATCACCAGGCTGTGCAAAGGGCACAGTCAAGTCCAGCCCTGAGCTGAGTCAGAGATATAGGCCACTTGACACACTGGGAACAGGCCATGGGAGTCCTGAGACCAAGCAGACAGCGATGGTGACACCTGAGCACCTGAGAAAAGAGCGGGTGATTGTGGGAAGTCCAGAGTCTATACGGCGCCACCATTACTACCAGCACAGTCATGAGATAGAGCACGGCAAGGAGAGGTATAACAGTGGATCCCCCGGCAGCACCGGTTGTCAGAGGAGGGGCGCAGAGGAGGAGAATGCCCCCCATCACCAGAGTCTCTACAACG
- the LOC137140220 gene encoding coiled-coil domain-containing protein 85A-like isoform X1, producing the protein MEKGAESAADDLSKLHDEELLKWGKEELVRRLRRAEAEKRSVIVEHGNVMREVNRRLQQHLNEIRSLKDVNQKLQEDNQELRDLCCFLDDDRQKGKRVSREWQRLGRYSASVMRKEVVIYLQKLKELEQRQVEVIRENTELKEVCLMLEEERAAAVAGGGGGGKQEQVGPGCRSSIDSQNSSSQMGGGVPAPGMMRDVGDGSSTSSAESTESPDNPHRKPPLLVSKASHGYGVSCVPSEHANKPGNESTGRRHSSTPEYHTFPQPCRPRGGSLTNMDPCSLWGHSPKKHSKVHTRLPCDSQPKPCCSDLVSQKQVLMSEQASPGCAKGTVKSSPELSQRYRPLDTLGTGHGSPETKQTAMVTPEHLRKERVIVGSPESIRRHHYYQHSHEIEHGKERYNSGSPGSTGCQRRGAEEENAPHHQSLYNALMPPDLDTPQDQMLLLQPPPEREKMSY; encoded by the exons ATGGAAAAGGGCGCAGAGAGTGCGGCGGACGATCTCTCCAAATTGCACGACGAGGAGCTGCTGAAGTGGGGCAAAGAGGAGCTGGTGCGGCGGCTGCGGAGGGCAGAGGCGGAGAAGAGGAGCGTCATCGTGGAGCACGGCAACGTAATGCGGGAGGTGAACCGGAGACTCCAGCAGCACCTGAACGAGATTCGGAGTTTGAAG GACGTGAATCAGAAACTTCAGGAGGACAACCAGGAACTGCGGGACCTGTGCTGTTTCCTGGATGATGACCGGCAGAAGGGGAAGCGAGTGTCGCGGGAGTGGCAGCGTCTGGGCCGCTACAGTGCCAGCGTGATGCGGAAGGAAGTGGTTATTTACCTGCAGAAGCTGAAGGAGCTGGAGCAAAGGCAGGTGGAGGTAATCCGGGAGAACACAGAGCTCAAGGAGGTGTGTCTCATGCTGGAGGAGGAAAGGGCTGCAGCTGTGGCTGGAGGGGGAGGTGGTGGTAAGCAGGAACAGGTTGGCCCTGGCTGCAGGAGCTCCATCGACAGTCAGAACAGCTCGTCTCAGATGGGTGGAGGTGTCCCAGCGCCAGGTATGATGCGAGACGTTGGTGATGGGAGCAGCACGTCTAGTGCAGAGAGTACTGAAAGCCCTGATAACCCCCACCGCAAACCCCCCCTCCTGGTCTCCAAAGCTAGCCATGGATATGGAGTTAGCTGTGTTCCCTCTGAGCACGCCAACAAACCAGGAAATGAGTCCACAGGCAGGAGGCACAGCTCCACCCCAGAGTACCACACCTTCCCCCAGCCATGTAGACCACGTGGGGGATCCCTTACTAACATGGATCCTTGTAGCCTTTGGGGACACAGCCCAAAGAAACACAGCAAGGTTCACACTAGATTACCATGTGACTCCCAGCCCAAACCCTGCTGCTCTGACCTAGTATCCCAGAAACAGGTACTAATGTCAGAGCAGGCATCACCAGGCTGTGCAAAGGGCACAGTCAAGTCCAGCCCTGAGCTGAGTCAGAGATATAGGCCACTTGACACACTGGGAACAGGCCATGGGAGTCCTGAGACCAAGCAGACAGCGATGGTGACACCTGAGCACCTGAGAAAAGAGCGGGTGATTGTGGGAAGTCCAGAGTCTATACGGCGCCACCATTACTACCAGCACAGTCATGAGATAGAGCACGGCAAGGAGAGGTATAACAGTGGATCCCCCGGCAGCACCGGTTGTCAGAGGAGGGGCGCAGAGGAGGAGAATGCCCCCCATCACCAGAGTCTCTACAACG
- the LOC137140220 gene encoding coiled-coil domain-containing protein 85A-like isoform X3, translating to MEKGAESAADDLSKLHDEELLKWGKEELVRRLRRAEAEKRSVIVEHGNVMREVNRRLQQHLNEIRSLKDVNQKLQEDNQELRDLCCFLDDDRQKGKRVSREWQRLGRYSASVMRKEVVIYLQKLKELEQRQVEVIRENTELKEVCLMLEEERAAAVAGGGGGGKQEQVGPGCRSSIDSQNSSSQMGGGVPAPGMMRDVGDGSSTSSAESTESPDNPHRKPPLLVSKASHGYGVSCVPSEHANKPGNESTGRRHSSTPEYHTFPQPCRPRGGSLTNMDPCSLWGHSPKKHSKVHTRLPCDSQPKPCCSDLVSQKQVLMSEQASPGCAKGTVKSSPELSQRYRPLDTLGTGHGSPETKQTAMVTPEHLRKERVIVGSPESIRRHHYYQHSHEIEHGKERYNSGSPGSTGCQRRGAEEENAPHHQSLYNGRHRLWYLLAAAPTPVGV from the exons ATGGAAAAGGGCGCAGAGAGTGCGGCGGACGATCTCTCCAAATTGCACGACGAGGAGCTGCTGAAGTGGGGCAAAGAGGAGCTGGTGCGGCGGCTGCGGAGGGCAGAGGCGGAGAAGAGGAGCGTCATCGTGGAGCACGGCAACGTAATGCGGGAGGTGAACCGGAGACTCCAGCAGCACCTGAACGAGATTCGGAGTTTGAAG GACGTGAATCAGAAACTTCAGGAGGACAACCAGGAACTGCGGGACCTGTGCTGTTTCCTGGATGATGACCGGCAGAAGGGGAAGCGAGTGTCGCGGGAGTGGCAGCGTCTGGGCCGCTACAGTGCCAGCGTGATGCGGAAGGAAGTGGTTATTTACCTGCAGAAGCTGAAGGAGCTGGAGCAAAGGCAGGTGGAGGTAATCCGGGAGAACACAGAGCTCAAGGAGGTGTGTCTCATGCTGGAGGAGGAAAGGGCTGCAGCTGTGGCTGGAGGGGGAGGTGGTGGTAAGCAGGAACAGGTTGGCCCTGGCTGCAGGAGCTCCATCGACAGTCAGAACAGCTCGTCTCAGATGGGTGGAGGTGTCCCAGCGCCAGGTATGATGCGAGACGTTGGTGATGGGAGCAGCACGTCTAGTGCAGAGAGTACTGAAAGCCCTGATAACCCCCACCGCAAACCCCCCCTCCTGGTCTCCAAAGCTAGCCATGGATATGGAGTTAGCTGTGTTCCCTCTGAGCACGCCAACAAACCAGGAAATGAGTCCACAGGCAGGAGGCACAGCTCCACCCCAGAGTACCACACCTTCCCCCAGCCATGTAGACCACGTGGGGGATCCCTTACTAACATGGATCCTTGTAGCCTTTGGGGACACAGCCCAAAGAAACACAGCAAGGTTCACACTAGATTACCATGTGACTCCCAGCCCAAACCCTGCTGCTCTGACCTAGTATCCCAGAAACAGGTACTAATGTCAGAGCAGGCATCACCAGGCTGTGCAAAGGGCACAGTCAAGTCCAGCCCTGAGCTGAGTCAGAGATATAGGCCACTTGACACACTGGGAACAGGCCATGGGAGTCCTGAGACCAAGCAGACAGCGATGGTGACACCTGAGCACCTGAGAAAAGAGCGGGTGATTGTGGGAAGTCCAGAGTCTATACGGCGCCACCATTACTACCAGCACAGTCATGAGATAGAGCACGGCAAGGAGAGGTATAACAGTGGATCCCCCGGCAGCACCGGTTGTCAGAGGAGGGGCGCAGAGGAGGAGAATGCCCCCCATCACCAGAGTCTCTACAACGGTAGGCACAGG